In a genomic window of Callithrix jacchus isolate 240 chromosome 22, calJac240_pri, whole genome shotgun sequence:
- the DDA1 gene encoding DET1- and DDB1-associated protein 1 isoform X2, protein MADFLKGLPVYNKSNFSRFHADSVCKASNRRPSVYLPTREYPSEQIIVTEKTNILLRYLHQQWDKKNAAKKRDQEQVELEGESSAPPRKVARTDSPDMHEDT, encoded by the exons GCAGATTTTTTGAAAGGACTGCCTGTCTACAACAAAAGCAATTTTAGTCGATTTCACGCGGACTCCGTCTGCAAAGCCTCG AACCGACGGCCCTCAGTCTACCTGCCCACCCGAGAGTACCCGTCTGAACAGA TCATCGTGACAGAAAAGACAAACATCCTTCTGCGCTacctgcatcagcaatgggacaAAAAG AATGCTGCCAAGAAGAGAGACCAGGAGCAAGTGGAGCTGGAAGGGGAGAGCTCAGCGCCTCCCCGCAAGGTGGCGCGGACCGACAGCCCAGACATGCATGAGGACACTTAA